One genomic region from Clostridium saccharobutylicum DSM 13864 encodes:
- a CDS encoding ABC-F family ATP-binding cassette domain-containing protein: MIVLSCKNIYKSYGITDVLKNITFSINEGDKVGIIGSNGEGKSTLFKILSKEISQDDGEVFIDKNKSLGYLSQHLSLDSCHTIYDEMLLVFEDLQRLEKKIADLETKMNNETYDINNADYHEKIIKDYGTAQDLYENRGGYTYKGEISRVIKGLGFTDTDFDKLISTLSGGQKTRVALCKLLLLKPDILLLDEPTNHLDLDAIEWLEEYLKTYKGTVIVISHDRFFLDSVTTATFQVINGHVNCYNAPYTKSLELMKKDHDAKLKAYNLQQSEIKRQEAIIEKFRSFNREKSIKRAESREKALDKLELIDAPDEEKAASKIKFEASVRSGYDVLHIENLAKSYGDKKLFSNLSFDLKRGEKIALIGENGRGKTTLFKIIMDKIKADSGVKVLGANVNVGYYDQEQSNLNMDKTILNEVWDDFPELTTTELRNVLGSFLFKGDDVFKDINKLSGGERCRINLLKLMLSKSNLLLLDEPTNHLDIPSREALEDAILSYDGTLIVISHDRYFLNKVIHRILELEENGVNEYLGNYNYYTEKKKNPQRFESYENLASGKTKTQLNDEKKKKKALEKEIKAKQKEIKDIEDKISKNEETLEKLQEELCKEEIYSNPTESERVNKEIKVLEETIEKLYEKWEELSD, encoded by the coding sequence ATGATAGTTTTAAGCTGTAAAAATATATACAAAAGTTATGGGATAACGGATGTTTTAAAAAATATAACATTTTCAATTAATGAAGGAGATAAAGTTGGTATTATTGGCTCTAATGGTGAAGGAAAATCAACTTTATTTAAAATACTCTCAAAAGAGATTTCTCAAGATGATGGTGAAGTTTTTATTGATAAAAACAAATCTTTAGGCTATCTATCTCAGCATCTATCTTTGGATTCTTGCCATACAATTTACGATGAAATGCTTCTAGTTTTTGAAGATCTTCAACGATTAGAAAAAAAGATTGCTGATTTAGAAACTAAAATGAATAATGAAACTTATGATATTAATAATGCTGATTATCACGAAAAGATTATAAAAGATTATGGAACAGCTCAAGATCTTTATGAAAATAGAGGTGGATATACGTATAAAGGAGAAATATCCCGTGTAATTAAAGGGCTAGGTTTTACAGATACTGATTTTGATAAGTTAATTTCAACTTTAAGCGGTGGACAAAAAACTAGAGTTGCTCTTTGTAAGTTATTACTTTTAAAGCCAGATATACTTCTACTTGATGAACCGACTAATCATTTAGACTTAGATGCTATTGAATGGTTAGAAGAATATTTAAAAACATATAAAGGAACTGTAATTGTAATATCCCATGATAGATTCTTCTTGGATTCTGTAACAACAGCTACTTTTCAAGTTATAAATGGTCACGTAAATTGTTATAATGCGCCATATACAAAATCTTTAGAATTAATGAAGAAAGATCATGATGCAAAGTTAAAAGCTTATAATTTACAACAATCTGAAATCAAAAGACAAGAAGCAATAATAGAGAAATTCAGATCATTTAACAGAGAAAAGAGTATTAAAAGAGCTGAAAGTAGAGAAAAAGCTCTTGATAAATTAGAACTTATAGATGCACCAGATGAAGAAAAAGCTGCATCTAAAATAAAATTCGAAGCATCAGTCAGAAGTGGATATGATGTACTTCATATAGAAAATCTAGCAAAAAGTTATGGTGATAAAAAACTGTTTTCTAATTTATCCTTTGATTTAAAAAGAGGAGAAAAAATAGCTCTAATTGGTGAAAACGGCCGTGGAAAAACAACTCTATTTAAAATAATTATGGATAAAATAAAAGCTGATAGTGGTGTTAAGGTCCTAGGTGCAAATGTTAATGTTGGTTATTATGATCAAGAACAATCTAATCTTAATATGGATAAAACTATACTAAATGAAGTTTGGGATGATTTTCCTGAATTAACTACGACTGAACTTAGAAATGTTCTTGGTTCCTTTTTATTTAAAGGTGATGATGTATTCAAAGATATAAATAAATTAAGTGGTGGAGAAAGATGTAGAATAAACCTTTTAAAACTAATGTTATCTAAATCAAATCTTCTGCTTTTAGATGAACCTACTAACCATTTAGATATTCCTTCTAGAGAAGCTCTTGAAGATGCTATTCTAAGCTATGATGGTACATTAATAGTAATATCTCATGATAGATATTTTTTAAATAAAGTAATTCATAGAATCTTAGAATTAGAGGAAAATGGAGTTAACGAATATCTTGGTAATTATAATTATTACACTGAAAAGAAAAAGAATCCTCAAAGATTTGAATCTTATGAAAATTTAGCAAGTGGAAAAACCAAAACTCAGCTAAATGATGAAAAAAAGAAGAAAAAAGCTTTAGAAAAAGAAATCAAAGCTAAGCAAAAGGAAATTAAAGATATAGAAGATAAAATAAGCAAAAATGAAGAAACTCTAGAAAAACTTCAAGAAGAACTTTGTAAAGAAGAGATTTACTCAAATCCAACCGAAAGCGAAAGAGTAAATAAGGAAATTAAAGTACTTGAAGAAACTATTGAAAAACTATACGAAAAATGGGAAGAACTTTCTGATTAA
- the dut gene encoding dUTP diphosphatase, with product MEEYILKIRKINDKAILPNYAHEGDAGLDLYAVEGLVLNPGERGLVHTGIQIELPRNTEAQIRPRSGLALKNGITTLNSPGTIDEGYRGEIGVILINHSQEVFKVDQGMKIAQMVIKPVFKVNVVEETELSNSERSERGFGSSGIR from the coding sequence ATGGAAGAATACATATTAAAAATAAGAAAAATTAATGATAAAGCAATATTACCTAATTATGCGCATGAAGGTGATGCAGGATTAGATTTGTATGCAGTAGAGGGATTAGTTTTAAATCCTGGGGAAAGAGGGTTAGTACATACTGGAATACAAATTGAATTACCAAGAAATACAGAAGCTCAAATAAGACCAAGAAGCGGATTAGCATTAAAGAATGGAATAACAACATTGAATTCTCCAGGAACTATTGATGAAGGTTATAGGGGGGAAATCGGAGTGATTCTAATTAACCATAGTCAAGAAGTATTTAAAGTTGATCAAGGAATGAAAATTGCTCAAATGGTTATAAAACCAGTGTTTAAAGTTAATGTAGTTGAAGAAACAGAATTATCTAATAGTGAAAGAAGCGAAAGAGGTTTTGGGTCTTCAGGGATAAGATAA
- a CDS encoding SpaA isopeptide-forming pilin-related protein, producing MDNNESMVGNENIDELNLRMSAGDNKIKYYECDEGNCIFEILDEKNTNKSYDIEEKDLNESSEEEEKNINKSFKEEEKNIVEKKEICGQIIVKSILDCTKHEYLQGVKINLYRINGLSPILIESRMTNEEGTVIFPKVEEGCYRIIEIVDKRYFEKPKYIDWNEVTISETNKKQKIIIINKIKRFLAKNRCK from the coding sequence ATGGATAATAATGAATCAATGGTTGGAAATGAGAATATAGATGAGCTTAATCTTAGGATGTCAGCTGGAGATAATAAGATAAAATATTATGAGTGTGATGAAGGTAATTGTATATTTGAAATTTTAGATGAGAAAAATACAAATAAATCTTACGATATAGAGGAGAAAGATTTAAATGAATCTTCTGAAGAAGAGGAAAAAAATATAAATAAATCTTTTAAAGAAGAAGAAAAAAATATAGTAGAAAAGAAAGAGATATGTGGACAAATTATAGTCAAATCCATATTGGACTGTACAAAACATGAATATTTGCAAGGGGTAAAAATTAATTTGTATAGGATTAATGGATTATCTCCAATACTTATTGAATCTAGAATGACAAATGAAGAAGGAACAGTAATTTTTCCAAAAGTTGAGGAAGGATGCTATAGAATAATAGAAATTGTTGATAAAAGATATTTTGAAAAGCCTAAATATATAGATTGGAATGAAGTAACTATAAGTGAGACTAATAAAAAACAAAAAATTATAATAATTAATAAAATCAAACGATTTTTAGCAAAAAATAGATGCAAATAA
- a CDS encoding polysaccharide deacetylase family protein, which produces MKWTTFKKLTIFTLILISITNLQALALDTQDNNNKKTIYLTFDDGPAGKVTSDTLDILKKECVPATFFLIGEQIKGQEDLVKRMCSEGHSIGLHSMTHRKGYLYCSNENFLKDMLETQEVINSVVNFKPTILRFPFGCNNNSYKLSHSMVDLLHKNNLKIYDWNTDSTDGANPHADPSRFIKNAKSDKDTIFLLMHCAYMSKNSVKALPTIIKYYKDKGYEFKAIDANTPEEFHFMKK; this is translated from the coding sequence ATGAAATGGACTACTTTTAAAAAATTAACTATCTTTACTTTAATACTAATTAGTATAACAAATCTTCAAGCATTAGCTCTAGATACGCAAGATAATAACAATAAGAAGACAATATACTTAACATTCGACGATGGTCCAGCTGGAAAAGTAACTAGTGATACTTTAGATATATTAAAAAAAGAATGCGTTCCTGCAACATTTTTTCTTATTGGTGAGCAAATAAAAGGACAAGAAGATTTGGTTAAGAGAATGTGTAGCGAAGGTCATTCAATAGGACTGCATAGTATGACCCATAGAAAAGGATATTTATATTGTTCAAATGAAAATTTTTTAAAGGATATGCTTGAAACTCAAGAAGTCATTAATTCTGTTGTTAATTTTAAACCAACGATTTTAAGATTTCCTTTTGGATGTAATAATAATAGCTATAAACTTTCTCACTCTATGGTAGACCTACTACATAAAAATAATTTAAAAATTTATGATTGGAATACTGATAGTACAGACGGTGCTAACCCCCATGCAGATCCTAGCAGATTTATAAAAAATGCAAAAAGTGATAAAGATACTATATTTTTATTAATGCATTGTGCTTATATGAGTAAAAATTCAGTTAAAGCTCTCCCAACTATAATCAAATATTATAAAGATAAAGGATATGAATTCAAGGCAATAGATGCAAATACTCCGGAAGAATTTCATTTTATGAAAAAATAA
- a CDS encoding tryptophan transporter, producing the protein MNTKRMVTNAILISIGAILHQITPPFGMQADFSLAMLFIIIIFNKEYKTALICGIIIGVFAGITSKTPGGLVPNIIDKFITCNVIYLILIPIRNKVSRIKQISLILPLGTLISGITFLTILMKLVGLPAGLSFQALFISVVIPTIVVNTIIGIAMFKIIEKITSSNGVYVINE; encoded by the coding sequence ATGAATACAAAAAGAATGGTTACAAATGCAATTTTAATATCTATAGGTGCAATCCTACATCAAATTACACCACCATTTGGGATGCAAGCTGATTTTTCCTTAGCAATGTTATTTATAATAATAATATTTAATAAAGAGTATAAAACTGCATTAATATGTGGAATTATTATAGGAGTTTTTGCTGGAATTACAAGTAAAACACCAGGTGGATTAGTACCTAATATTATAGATAAGTTTATTACTTGTAATGTTATATATTTAATATTAATACCAATAAGAAATAAAGTAAGTAGAATAAAACAAATATCATTAATATTACCGTTAGGAACTTTAATAAGTGGAATAACATTTTTAACAATATTAATGAAACTTGTAGGGTTACCAGCAGGATTATCATTTCAAGCTTTATTTATATCAGTAGTTATACCAACTATTGTGGTGAATACAATAATAGGAATTGCAATGTTTAAAATTATTGAAAAAATTACATCATCTAATGGAGTTTATGTAATAAATGAATAA
- a CDS encoding putative bifunctional diguanylate cyclase/phosphodiesterase, with translation MNRAEFKLNHEEVIHSSYINGITMMWNPLESQLMIEDKILDVLKDYDVKNQSVNKFIKFVHSDDKRNMMNFFSMNLESIYKKKEELHQRYRLKINKDLVELIFIGKVIKNDFKYYLIGTNYLLKDIDNNCNTIKSLDHRLDLNTDLDKITGLPSSYSFKNSVSKFLKDAFYKNIRTTMFVVDLDNFKFVNDSYNHDFGDLLLNEVAKSIIALDIKDLIISRYSGNTFLLFKPNIISIDDVVQLSNKLIKCFNMPNIVNGREIYLTASIGVALSPDHGIDYNTLLKNADAAMYKAKKNGKNEFNLFDDSISVEFRRTYSLQKGLRTALENNEFYVVFQPKVSLDNSLVNGFEALARWNSKEFGLVSPGEFIPIAESSKMIIPIGNFVLEEVFKKTKCLLNEGNDNFKIAVNLSEMQLREDIVLSEFKRLIKKYNISPRYIEVEITESMLMKSFDKNVKILKDIKDLGISIALDDFGTGYSSLNYLTKLPIDVLKIDRSFVIDLVSNPKSKCIVENIINLSHQLGIKVVAEGVEDGFQVEYLKTILCDIVQGYYFSKPRMFNDIVNIVGKEI, from the coding sequence ATGAATAGGGCAGAATTTAAATTGAATCATGAGGAAGTAATACATTCTTCATATATTAATGGAATTACAATGATGTGGAATCCATTGGAATCACAATTAATGATAGAAGATAAAATACTCGATGTTTTAAAAGACTATGATGTGAAAAATCAAAGCGTAAATAAATTTATTAAATTTGTTCATAGTGATGATAAAAGGAATATGATGAACTTTTTTAGTATGAATTTAGAAAGTATTTATAAAAAAAAAGAAGAATTACATCAAAGATATAGGTTAAAAATTAATAAAGACTTAGTTGAGCTGATATTTATAGGAAAAGTTATTAAAAATGACTTTAAATATTATTTAATTGGAACAAATTATTTATTAAAGGATATAGATAATAATTGCAATACAATAAAATCACTTGACCATAGATTAGATTTAAATACTGACCTTGATAAAATTACAGGTTTACCTAGTTCATATTCATTTAAAAATAGCGTTTCTAAATTTTTAAAGGATGCATTTTATAAAAATATAAGAACTACGATGTTTGTAGTTGATTTAGATAATTTTAAATTTGTAAATGATTCATATAATCATGATTTTGGAGATTTACTTTTGAATGAAGTTGCTAAAAGTATAATAGCATTAGATATCAAAGATTTGATAATATCTAGGTATAGCGGAAATACATTTTTATTATTCAAACCCAATATAATTAGTATAGATGATGTAGTACAATTATCTAATAAATTAATTAAATGTTTCAATATGCCTAATATAGTAAATGGAAGGGAAATTTATTTAACTGCAAGTATTGGAGTAGCATTATCTCCAGATCATGGAATAGATTATAATACATTATTAAAAAATGCCGATGCAGCAATGTATAAAGCCAAAAAGAACGGAAAGAATGAATTTAATTTATTTGATGATAGTATTTCAGTTGAGTTTAGAAGAACATATAGTTTACAAAAGGGATTAAGAACTGCTTTAGAAAACAATGAATTTTATGTTGTTTTTCAACCTAAAGTGTCTTTAGATAATTCTCTAGTTAATGGATTTGAGGCTTTGGCAAGATGGAATAGCAAGGAATTCGGATTAGTCAGTCCAGGAGAGTTTATACCAATTGCAGAAAGCTCAAAGATGATAATTCCTATTGGGAATTTTGTATTAGAGGAAGTGTTTAAAAAGACTAAGTGTCTTTTGAATGAAGGAAATGATAATTTTAAAATTGCAGTTAATTTATCAGAGATGCAATTAAGAGAAGATATTGTATTATCTGAATTTAAAAGATTAATAAAAAAATATAATATTTCACCAAGATATATTGAAGTAGAAATAACAGAAAGTATGTTAATGAAATCTTTTGATAAAAATGTTAAAATTCTTAAAGATATTAAAGACTTAGGAATAAGCATAGCATTGGATGACTTTGGAACTGGATATTCATCTTTAAATTATTTGACTAAATTACCAATAGATGTTTTGAAAATAGACAGAAGTTTTGTAATTGATTTGGTAAGTAATCCAAAGAGTAAATGTATTGTAGAAAATATAATCAATTTATCTCATCAACTCGGAATAAAAGTAGTTGCAGAAGGTGTCGAAGATGGATTTCAAGTCGAATATTTAAAGACAATTTTATGCGATATTGTTCAAGGATATTATTTTAGTAAGCCTAGAATGTTCAATGATATAGTAAATATAGTTGGAAAAGAGATTTAA
- a CDS encoding DUF4250 domain-containing protein, translating into MTDNSIKTMDPNILLSIINTKLRDQYSSLDILCEELMITKDEVIKKLNDIGYNYNQSENQFK; encoded by the coding sequence ATGACAGATAATTCGATAAAAACTATGGATCCTAATATATTATTAAGTATAATAAATACTAAATTAAGGGATCAATATTCCTCATTGGATATTTTATGTGAAGAACTAATGATAACAAAAGATGAAGTTATAAAAAAACTTAATGATATTGGATATAATTATAATCAAAGCGAAAATCAATTTAAATAA
- a CDS encoding tRNA 2-thiocytidine biosynthesis TtcA family protein, translated as MSTIAGKGCPRIIPDEEKKPLKDIERSIVKTYRKHIWSKFVKAVKDYKLIEEGDKIAVGISGGKDSILMAKLFQELQRHGQVKFEVVFLAMDPGYHPDIKKLLLENCEYLNIPIHMYESGIFEVVDRMAKDYPCYLCARMRRGSLYAKAQEFGCNKLAIGHHYNDVIETTMLNLLYSGNFKTMLPKLKSKNFENLELIRPMYYIEEDYIKRFIKNSGIWPLNCACMVAAEKIGNKRYEIKDLIKQLKENFDGVDKSIFRAAENVSMDGILGWQKGKEKYSFLDSYDEE; from the coding sequence ATGAGTACAATTGCAGGAAAAGGCTGTCCGAGAATTATACCGGATGAAGAAAAAAAGCCACTAAAAGATATTGAAAGAAGTATTGTTAAAACTTATAGAAAACACATTTGGTCAAAGTTTGTTAAAGCTGTTAAGGATTATAAGTTAATTGAAGAAGGAGACAAAATAGCAGTAGGAATATCAGGGGGTAAGGATAGTATCCTTATGGCAAAATTATTTCAAGAATTGCAAAGGCATGGTCAAGTTAAATTTGAAGTAGTATTTTTAGCAATGGATCCAGGATATCATCCAGATATCAAGAAGCTTTTACTAGAAAACTGTGAATATCTAAATATTCCAATCCATATGTATGAATCAGGAATTTTTGAAGTTGTAGATAGAATGGCTAAGGATTATCCATGTTACTTATGTGCAAGAATGAGAAGAGGTTCTCTTTATGCAAAAGCACAAGAATTTGGATGTAATAAATTAGCTATAGGGCATCACTATAATGATGTTATTGAAACTACAATGCTTAATTTACTATATTCAGGTAATTTCAAAACAATGCTGCCAAAGTTAAAGTCGAAGAACTTTGAAAATTTAGAATTAATAAGACCTATGTATTACATAGAAGAAGATTATATAAAGAGATTTATAAAAAATAGTGGAATATGGCCATTAAACTGTGCATGCATGGTTGCAGCTGAAAAAATAGGCAATAAGAGATATGAAATAAAGGATTTAATTAAGCAATTAAAAGAAAATTTTGATGGAGTAGACAAATCTATATTTAGAGCAGCAGAAAATGTTAGTATGGATGGTATTTTAGGTTGGCAAAAGGGAAAAGAAAAATATTCATTTTTAGATTCTTATGATGAAGAATAA
- a CDS encoding ECF transporter S component, with the protein MERTNTKQRLSVRQITMIGMLSAISIFLGLTGLGFIPIPPVKATIMHIPVIIGAIVEGPIVGALVGLVFGLFSMYQAFTTPLPTSFIFWNPIIALVPRILIAIIAYYVYVFFRNKIHKQSISIGIAAICATLTNTIGVLGLTYLIYVDKYSAAIGINRAVAGATIGMIGATNGIPEAIVSAVISIPVIITVLKIKK; encoded by the coding sequence ATGGAAAGAACTAATACAAAGCAAAGATTATCTGTTAGACAAATCACGATGATTGGCATGTTATCTGCTATTTCAATTTTCTTAGGCTTAACAGGTCTCGGATTTATTCCTATTCCACCTGTAAAAGCTACTATTATGCATATTCCAGTTATTATAGGGGCTATTGTTGAAGGTCCTATTGTAGGAGCTTTAGTTGGACTAGTTTTTGGTTTATTTTCAATGTATCAAGCTTTTACAACACCACTTCCAACTTCATTTATCTTTTGGAATCCTATAATAGCCTTAGTTCCTAGAATTCTAATCGCTATTATAGCATACTATGTTTATGTTTTTTTTAGAAATAAAATACATAAGCAAAGTATAAGTATTGGTATAGCAGCAATATGTGCTACTTTAACAAATACAATAGGAGTTTTAGGCTTAACTTATTTAATTTATGTAGATAAATATTCTGCTGCTATTGGAATAAATAGAGCTGTTGCTGGAGCTACTATTGGCATGATTGGTGCTACTAATGGAATACCAGAAGCAATAGTAAGTGCTGTTATTTCAATTCCTGTTATAATTACTGTATTAAAGATTAAAAAATAG
- a CDS encoding P1 family peptidase — protein sequence MKEIKFCDIDGIKLGHSQNINGGTGCSVVICEQGATGGVDVRGGSPGTRETDLLNPMEMVNKINAVVLSGGSAFGLDASGGVMEYLENKNIGFDVTVTKVPIVCQAVLFDLAFGDPRIRPDKSMGIEACKNSEVYKDDINGNIGAGYGATVGKFLGTNYAMKGGLGTYAVKVGDLEVGAIVAVNCLGDVIDPSNLDIIAGAYDRKNNKFLNTEKIILDNLENPKNPFKGNTTIGIIVTNADFTKAETNKVASMAHNGYGRTMRPAHTMFDGDTIFTMATNKIKADVTTVGMLAANVMEKAILRGIRSAQGLFSIPSYSDIRENLY from the coding sequence TTGAAAGAAATCAAATTTTGTGATATAGATGGTATAAAACTTGGGCATTCCCAAAATATTAATGGTGGAACTGGTTGTTCTGTTGTTATATGTGAACAAGGTGCAACTGGCGGAGTAGATGTACGTGGTGGTTCACCTGGAACTCGAGAAACTGATTTACTTAATCCAATGGAAATGGTTAATAAGATTAATGCAGTAGTATTATCTGGTGGTAGTGCATTTGGTTTAGATGCTTCTGGTGGAGTTATGGAATACTTAGAAAACAAAAATATCGGTTTCGATGTAACAGTTACTAAAGTTCCTATCGTATGTCAAGCTGTTCTATTTGATTTAGCTTTTGGTGATCCTAGAATACGACCAGATAAATCAATGGGCATTGAAGCATGTAAAAATTCAGAAGTTTATAAAGATGATATCAATGGAAACATAGGTGCTGGTTATGGTGCAACTGTTGGTAAATTCTTAGGTACTAATTATGCTATGAAAGGTGGACTTGGAACATATGCTGTTAAAGTTGGTGACCTAGAAGTTGGTGCAATTGTAGCTGTTAATTGTTTAGGTGACGTTATTGATCCATCTAATCTTGATATAATAGCAGGTGCTTATGATCGTAAGAACAATAAATTTCTTAATACAGAAAAAATTATATTAGATAACTTAGAAAATCCTAAAAATCCGTTTAAAGGAAATACAACAATAGGAATTATAGTAACAAATGCAGATTTCACAAAAGCAGAAACTAACAAAGTAGCTTCAATGGCTCATAACGGTTATGGTAGAACTATGAGACCAGCACATACAATGTTTGATGGTGATACAATATTTACCATGGCTACAAATAAGATTAAAGCGGATGTTACAACAGTTGGAATGCTCGCAGCTAATGTTATGGAAAAAGCTATCTTAAGAGGAATAAGATCTGCACAAGGATTATTTAGTATTCCTTCTTATTCAGATATTAGAGAAAACTTATACTAA
- a CDS encoding alpha/beta-type small acid-soluble spore protein yields MANSQLLVPEAKNGLSKFKNEVASEMGVQFSDYNGNLSSRQCGSVGGEMVKRMVQQYESGIK; encoded by the coding sequence ATGGCAAATTCACAATTATTAGTACCTGAAGCAAAGAACGGTTTATCAAAATTCAAGAACGAAGTAGCAAGTGAAATGGGAGTTCAATTTTCTGATTATAACGGAAATCTTTCTTCAAGACAATGCGGTAGCGTTGGTGGAGAAATGGTTAAACGAATGGTACAACAATACGAATCTGGCATAAAATAA